In Paludibaculum fermentans, the genomic stretch GGTGGAGCGCATGGAAGCCGCCGGCGCGCTGGAGGATTCCTGGTTCGGCGAGACCGCCAAGGATCGCGAGCGCTTCCGGGTCTACCGCCATACCCTGCCGGAACTGGTGAACGCCAAGGTGCGCATGAACGGGTTCCAGAAGCTCAGTTCCGACTTCGCCGTCCCGCTGGACCGCAATGCCGAGATGCTGGCCTACTACCAGGAGACGCTGAATCGCTACTTCCCGGGCAAGTATACGATCTACGGCCACATCGGCGACGCCCACGTCCACGTCAACATCCTGTCCGAGTCGCAGGCGGATTTTGACAACGGGAAGCAGTGGATGACGAATGCGGCTGCCCATTCGGTGTCGCTGGGCGGCACGGTCAGTGCCGAGCACGGCCTGGGCAAGCGCAAACTGCACCTTTTGCCCCTAATGTTCACGCCGGAGCAGATCGAGGACATGAAAGCGGTCAAAAGCCGGCTGGATCCGCAGTGGCTTCTGGGGCGCGGTAACCTCTTTTCGGCCCGCTGAAATTAACAACAGTGCATCATTCGTCGCCCGTGGTGTATTTCCGCATCATTCTCCTAGACAAATGAAGATAAACGGGTTTCAATATACCCGTGGACTCAATCTGCAGGCGCGCTGACGCGCGGGGAAGATCCCTGTGCGGCGTTTCTGCAGCCGAAGGGAGCAATCGTGGATCAGAACCGACTGAGCATCACCGATCAACGCACCGGTGCGCAATATGAGGTCCCCATCGTTGATGGAACCATCCGCGCGATGGACCTTAGGAAGATCAAAGCCACGCCCGACGACTTCGGGCTGATGACCTACGATCCCGCCTTCCTGAATACCTCCTCCTGCCGTAGCGCCATCACCTACATCGATGGCGACGCGGGCATCCTCCGGTACCGGGGCTACCCGATTGAGGAACTGGCTGAGAAGTGCAGCTTCCTGGAGGTCTCCTGGCTGCTGCTAAACGGGGAACTGCCCAATCCCAACGAACTGTCCGAGTGGACCGGCCTGATCAAGCGGCACACGATGCTGCATGAGACGACCAAGAAGTTCCTGGAAGGCTATCGTTACGATGCCCACCCGATGGGCATGCTGATTTCCACAATTGCCGCGCTGTCCACGGTTTACCCGGAAGCCAAAAACGTCTTCGACGCCGACAACCGCAAGCTGCAGATCGCCCGGCTGATCGCCAAGATGCCGACCATTTGCGCCTACTGCTACCGGCACCACTTCGGGCTCCCGTATGTCTACCCGGACAACGACCTGAACTTCACTGAAAACTTCATGAACATGATGTGGAAGATGTTCGAGCCCAAGTACCTGGCTAATCCGATTCTTAGCAGGGCGCTCGATATCCTCTTCATTCTGCACGCAGATCACGAACAGAACTGTTCCACCAACACAATGCGCTGCGTGGGCAGCGCGCAGGGCGATCCTTATGTCGGCTGCTCGGCCGCGGCGGCGGCTCTGTATGGTCCGCTGCATGGCGGCGCCAACGAGGAAGTCCTCAAGATGCTGGATCAGATCGGATCCAAGGATCGTGTAGCGGGCTTCATCCACCAGGTGAAAGAGGGCGGCGGCAAGCTGATGGGCTTCGGCCATCGGGTCTATAAGAACTACGATCCTCGCGCCCGCATCATTAAGTGGGCGGCCGAGCAGGTGTTCACCGTCACCGGCTACAACAAGAAGATCGAGATCGCCCTGGAGCTCGAGCGCATCGCGCTCGAGGACGACTACTTCGTCAAACGCAAGCTCTACCCGAACGTCGACTTTTACTCCGGCATCATCTATGAAGCCATGGGCTTCCGGCCGGACCTGTTTACGGTTCTGTTTGCGATTCCGCGCGTGGTGGGCTGGCTGGCGCAGTGGCAGGAGATGCTGCTGGATCCGGAGCAGAAGATTGCGCGGCCCCGGCAGATCTACACGGGGCATGGGGAACGGCACGTGGTGCCCATGGCGGATCGGCATGTTTCGGGCATTGGCGACGACTAACCCGAAAGACGGGGGGGCGGCTACCCCCCCTTGTGTCTTGACTCCATCTTGGGTACTCTTGTGTGAAGATTTCGCCAGGAGGGCGTTCAAGATGAAAAAACTGGGTTTGATCCTTGCTGTCACCTCGATGTGCGCATTCGCCGGCGAGTGGACCGGCTACATTTCCGAGACGAAATGCGGAGCGAAGCATGCAGACGCTGCCGCCGGTAGCGTGGCCTGTGTCAAGAGCTGCATCAGCCGCGGCGCGAAGCCCGTGCTGGTGAGCGATGGGAAAGTTGTTGCGATCGCCAACACCGATAAGGTGCCGGCTGAGCTGTACGGCCAGAAGGTAACCGTCAGCGGCGACCTGAAGGACGACTCGCTGACTATCGCCAGCATCGAAGCCGCGAAGTAGTTTTCCCGCTCAATCAGAAGTTTACAAAGAATGGGAGGCGGCCTGAGAAGGGCTGCCTCCCATTTTTTTGTGGCCTGGTTCACACCTCGCGGAACGGCGGCGTCCTACCCACAGAATCCGATTTCTGGAGGGCATTCCGATGCTGAAAACGATGACACTCTTCCGCGCGGCCCTGGCCGTGCTCGCCGTTTCCGTTCAACTGCAGGCAGGCGGTTTCTGGCTGATCTCCGGCAACCCCGAGGCCAGTGCCGACGCAAAGTCCAAGCAAGCCGTTATCACGGTGAAGGCGGTGGGCTGCCATCAGCCTGAGACCGCGACCGTCATTGGCACCGCGACCGGCATGGTGAATGGCCAGCGCAAGGTGCTGCCACTGAAGCTGGAGCCCACGTCGACGCCGGGCATGTACGTTGTCACGCAGCAATGGCCGTCCGAGGGCAAGTGGGTGCTGTCGTTCGAGGGCCGGTACGGCGAGGCCAAGACCAGCCTGATGCTGACGGCCGGCCCCGGCGGCGTGGATCGCACACACCAGAAGCAGGCCATCGGCGCTCCGGACAAGACTCAGATTGAAGCCATGCTGGCGAACTGACTACTGCAGTTTGCCGCGGCCTTCGACAGTCCAGGTCTCGACAACCTCGTCGCCGCGAATGCCGTATACCTGTTCGTGCAGATTCATTGCCACGCAGATGTGATTGGGGAGCACGCGGACCCGGTCGCCTACCGACAGCTTCGCGTTGTCGCCGGCGAGTTCGATGAAGCCGTGCTCCTCGTTCATTTTGTGGAAGCGGGCGCCGGGGGCTTCGAGAATCTCCCCGAAGGTCACTTCGTTGGAGCCGGAGAGGCGGTCGGACGAAAACGTCTTGGATCCGCCGTCGATGATGAAGCGCCAGGGGGCGACGGAGACCACGGTGGTAAGGATGGTGGCCGCGCATTCGTCTCGCGAGCACGCTCCGGAGAGGATCGTGTTGCGATCATTGAAGATATAGGTGCCCGGCCGGATCTCATTGACCTCGGGGATCAGGTGCGAGACCCAGAGCAGGGGCGTGGAGCCGCCGCTCACGATCTCGGGGTTGAAGCCATGCGAGCGGAGCAGCGCCACGGTGCTGGTGAGCGCCTTGCCCAAGGCGGCGACATCCGCTTTGCCCTGCTCGCTAAAGTCCTTGATATGACCGGGATAGAACGCGATGCCGCGCCACTTCAGGCCCGGCAGGGCAGCGACGGACTGGACGAGGGCGAGGGTGTCATCGCCGGGTTGCACTCCGACGCGGTGGAGCCCAACGTCCATTTCCGTCAGGATTCCAATCTCGACGCCCGCCGCTACGGCTGCGTCGCTTAGGGGCTTGGCGGCGGCGAGGGAATCCAGGGAAACGGTGACATTGGCTTTCCTGGCAACCTCGGTCAGGCGGGCCAGTTTCTTCGCCCCCACTACTGGATAGGCCACCAGAATGTCGGGGGTACCCGACTTGAGCATCACCTCGG encodes the following:
- a CDS encoding citrate synthase, coding for MDQNRLSITDQRTGAQYEVPIVDGTIRAMDLRKIKATPDDFGLMTYDPAFLNTSSCRSAITYIDGDAGILRYRGYPIEELAEKCSFLEVSWLLLNGELPNPNELSEWTGLIKRHTMLHETTKKFLEGYRYDAHPMGMLISTIAALSTVYPEAKNVFDADNRKLQIARLIAKMPTICAYCYRHHFGLPYVYPDNDLNFTENFMNMMWKMFEPKYLANPILSRALDILFILHADHEQNCSTNTMRCVGSAQGDPYVGCSAAAAALYGPLHGGANEEVLKMLDQIGSKDRVAGFIHQVKEGGGKLMGFGHRVYKNYDPRARIIKWAAEQVFTVTGYNKKIEIALELERIALEDDYFVKRKLYPNVDFYSGIIYEAMGFRPDLFTVLFAIPRVVGWLAQWQEMLLDPEQKIARPRQIYTGHGERHVVPMADRHVSGIGDD
- a CDS encoding alanine racemase; this encodes MRISDLDTPAIIIDLDQMERNLTKVADYARQHNLRLRPHTKTHKIPALGRRQVELGAVGLSVAKSTEAEVMLKSGTPDILVAYPVVGAKKLARLTEVARKANVTVSLDSLAAAKPLSDAAVAAGVEIGILTEMDVGLHRVGVQPGDDTLALVQSVAALPGLKWRGIAFYPGHIKDFSEQGKADVAALGKALTSTVALLRSHGFNPEIVSGGSTPLLWVSHLIPEVNEIRPGTYIFNDRNTILSGACSRDECAATILTTVVSVAPWRFIIDGGSKTFSSDRLSGSNEVTFGEILEAPGARFHKMNEEHGFIELAGDNAKLSVGDRVRVLPNHICVAMNLHEQVYGIRGDEVVETWTVEGRGKLQ